From the Melioribacteraceae bacterium 4301-Me genome, the window TTTGCATTATTGAAGTTCTTCATGATTTAATCTCCACTTAAACTTGTATCAGAATTCGATTGACATGCCAACTCTTACCTCGCGGGGTGCTTGATAGTAGTTCGGTCTATTAAAATACTCTTGTGAACTATGGACACCTGGGATAGTTGCAGCATATTCATCTACTTGTTTTGCGGGACCTTTAATTTGATCAAGCGAGTATGTTGCTCTTCCTGTGCTGTTATATACAAGCCTTTCGTTAAGCGTATCAAACAAATTAAAGACCTTCACGAAGAGAGTAACAGCTGTAGTGTTAAATGTAAATGATTTCTCCGCTAAGAGATCAACAGTGGCTTGGGATGGCTTTCTCCCGCTGTTTGCAGTTAAGTATATTTGTCTTGTTGAAATTTCCGGGGTATATGGCAGACCAGTACCTAAACGTCCGACTAAAGTAATATTCCAATCGGACGGTTTACCAAAAGATATTGTGCCGTTTAAAGTGTGAGTTTGATCCCAAGAAAGCGGCACTGGAACTTTTTCACTTTGTCTTCCGGAAGATAAATCAATAAAGAAATTATCTGCGCTTGTGTTATTTCCTTCTGCAACTTGAAAAGTATAGTCTACAGTGACACTAAGCATATCGTTCTGTGTTCTTCTTTTAGTTAGCGAAAATGTTATACCTTTAATGTTGCCATAGTCTTTATTGACATATTTTTCGTAGGTCTTGCTACTGCTTGCTCTTATTTCTTGAACCGCAAGCAAATCTCTCACATCCTTGAAATAACCAGTTATATTGAATGCAAGATTATCCGTCAATTGCTGCTGCAGACCAATTTCGTATGTAACAGTTTTTTCTGGATTTAAATTTGCGTTCCCATATCTTGGTATTCCAGCAATTGCTTCGAAGTTTGGATTGTCGTATAAAAAGCTAAATGGTGGAATCTGATAAAAGTGACCGTAAGAAATGTGGATTATACCTTTATCTGTAATTGGGAAAGAAATGCCGATTCTAGGGCTTAAGCTTGTTTTAGGAGAAGCTTTTGCAAGTAATGTGCTTTTGTCAATATAAGGTGGAACAGTAGGATCGTAAGGTGTAGGATAGAAGATATTTGTGGAATATTGGGCATCGGAATAAAAATAATCATATCTCAAACCAGCATTGATGATGATACTTTCAAATTCCATTTTATCTTGAATATAGGCAGAGAATTCAAGGGGATTTCTAGTGTACAAATCGTGTACTGAAGTTTCTGGACCTAAAATAGTTGGGGTTAGATATTGAGTTGTATCTCGGAGTACTTCAAATTGTTCAAAATCCATTTTATAAATTTTGCTTTGTAGGCCAAATTTTACTTCGTGGTTATTATTTAATTGGCTTGTCAAATCAAATTTAAGTTCAATGTTGTTAGACCTTTGGTAAAAATGTTCATTAAGAGTTCCTCCGGCAACAAAAGTAAGATCTGCAACTTTATTTAACTTGTGTTCGGGTTGATAGCGAGGATCAGCGTGAAGAACAGTTAAATCCATCCCAGGTCTAAAACTCACCTCATTGCCCGCAGCATCGAGCAATGGATAAAGGTAGCGCTTAAAATCATATATATTATATGCTCCTTTTAAAGAGTAAAAGGTACTACTGCTAATAGCATGCCGTATTTCAAGTGAATTTAGCAATCCCCATGCGTAATTGTTGTAGTTAGCATCTGGATTAAACTTAAAGTCGTGAGAATAATTTTGATATTTACTTTTAGAGTAAACTACATCGTAGTTGATTTTTATGGTAGACGCTGGTTTAATGGTGAGTTTAGCAGTGCTATTAAAGTCCTTACTAAAATTCATTGGAACAGCTTTTCCATCTCCTGTGGAAACAACTGTAATATCTGTCGCACTTCCAGGCTTAACATAAACAGAATCCCATGGATTATGTTCTCTAATACCGTAGAGGTATCCTTCGTCATTGTCATATCTTGCTGATAAAAAGAAAGTTACTTTATCGTTAAGGAAAGGAACTGGGCCGCTAAAAGTTGATTCCATTACATAATTTGTAAAAGGTTTTACAATATTTATATTAGTAAAAATATTATCACGGGGTGTAATATAATCGCCGGAATAAAAAGCGAGGTATCCTTTATAATTTTCTCCCCCTTCTTTTGTGATAGTATTAACAACA encodes:
- a CDS encoding TonB-dependent receptor domain-containing protein — protein: MKKKLLVLIYLFTAFSPLPSVLIAGTTGKISGKVIDASTKEPLIGINIILEGTTLGAASDINGNYIINNIPPGIYNIVASGVGFQKKIITGVKVSSDFTTNIDIELEQGEITLQAITVQAKTPLVRKDLTSSKSVVDARQIKSLPVEDVDQILTLQAGIVKGADNAIHIRGGRANEVAYTVNGLTATNPFDNGRSVQISPNAIEELSVVSGTFNAEYGNALSGVVNTITKEGGENYKGYLAFYSGDYITPRDNIFTNINIVKPFTNYVMESTFSGPVPFLNDKVTFFLSARYDNDEGYLYGIREHNPWDSVYVKPGSATDITVVSTGDGKAVPMNFSKDFNSTAKLTIKPASTIKINYDVVYSKSKYQNYSHDFKFNPDANYNNYAWGLLNSLEIRHAISSSTFYSLKGAYNIYDFKRYLYPLLDAAGNEVSFRPGMDLTVLHADPRYQPEHKLNKVADLTFVAGGTLNEHFYQRSNNIELKFDLTSQLNNNHEVKFGLQSKIYKMDFEQFEVLRDTTQYLTPTILGPETSVHDLYTRNPLEFSAYIQDKMEFESIIINAGLRYDYFYSDAQYSTNIFYPTPYDPTVPPYIDKSTLLAKASPKTSLSPRIGISFPITDKGIIHISYGHFYQIPPFSFLYDNPNFEAIAGIPRYGNANLNPEKTVTYEIGLQQQLTDNLAFNITGYFKDVRDLLAVQEIRASSSKTYEKYVNKDYGNIKGITFSLTKRRTQNDMLSVTVDYTFQVAEGNNTSADNFFIDLSSGRQSEKVPVPLSWDQTHTLNGTISFGKPSDWNITLVGRLGTGLPYTPEISTRQIYLTANSGRKPSQATVDLLAEKSFTFNTTAVTLFVKVFNLFDTLNERLVYNSTGRATYSLDQIKGPAKQVDEYAATIPGVHSSQEYFNRPNYYQAPREVRVGMSIEF